A segment of the Mangrovimonas sp. YM274 genome:
TAATAGTTTTACCTTCTTAAAAAAAGCGGCCATTTTCTATAGAATGGCCGCTTTTTTATTTCGAGAGTCTCGCCAAATAATCAAAGTGGTCTCCTTCCTTTACGAGTTCACATTTTAGTCCAACGGAAGTACAGGCGGTGTAGAGCCTATTGAAGTCAAGGTACAGCCATTTCATGGGAAGTTCCTTTTCACCTTTGTAGCTTAAAAAGTAATCCAGTTCACCATAATAATTGGCATTGGTGTCAATCCACAAACCACCATCTTCGTCTTCATACATATATTTGATGTCTGAAGAGTCGATTAAAATTTGCCCATTTGGATTCATTAGGGATTTTAAATGGTTTAGGTAGGTAGCTACTTGGGAAAGTTCTTGGAAAATTCCCGTGCCGTTCATCAACAGCAAAATAGTGTCAAAGGTTTCGGTTTCTTTCAGAACAGGAAGAACTTCAGCATTTGTAACACCTCTATCTTTGGCAACGGTAACGGCTCCTTCAGAAATATCGATGGCTTTAACTTTTAGTCCTTTTTCCTGTAAATACAAACTGTGACCACCTGCGCCGCAACCTACATCCAAGACGTTTCCTTTGGCAAGATGCAGGGCTTTTTGCTCCAATTTGGGCATGTCTTTATAACTTCTGAAGAGATAAGGAAGCGGCAGTTCATCTTCCTCCGAAATGTTGGTAGAGGTAATCAAATCTTCGGTGTAATTACCTTGGTGGTAATCCAAAAGGGCTTGTCCAAATAAATCTTTCATAGCAGTACTGTTAATAGTTGGGTGCTTGGTGATGGTATCTTAGGAGTTTCTTATTTTTGCAGCATGGAAGACATCATCAAAAATCTACCAAAACAGGCCAAAGATAAACATAAGGAAAACAAAACCTTCTTTGCCAAACTTAAAAAAAAGCCACCTAAGCAATTGGACTATATCATGCAGGAGTTGCACGAGGAAGAGTTTGAACGCACCAATTGTTTGGAATGTGCCAATTGCTGCAAAACCACGGGACCTTTATTTACGGACAAGGATGTGGACAGGATTGCAAAGCATTTCCGTATGAAACCATCCAAATTTATCGATGAATTTTTAAGGGTAGACGAAGATAATGACTACGTGTTGCAAAGTGTACCTTGTACGTTTTTGGGAGCAGACAATTATTGTTCCATTTATGAAGTAAGGCCCAAAGCC
Coding sequences within it:
- a CDS encoding bifunctional 2-polyprenyl-6-hydroxyphenol methylase/3-demethylubiquinol 3-O-methyltransferase UbiG, whose translation is MKDLFGQALLDYHQGNYTEDLITSTNISEEDELPLPYLFRSYKDMPKLEQKALHLAKGNVLDVGCGAGGHSLYLQEKGLKVKAIDISEGAVTVAKDRGVTNAEVLPVLKETETFDTILLLMNGTGIFQELSQVATYLNHLKSLMNPNGQILIDSSDIKYMYEDEDGGLWIDTNANYYGELDYFLSYKGEKELPMKWLYLDFNRLYTACTSVGLKCELVKEGDHFDYLARLSK
- a CDS encoding YkgJ family cysteine cluster protein → MEDIIKNLPKQAKDKHKENKTFFAKLKKKPPKQLDYIMQELHEEEFERTNCLECANCCKTTGPLFTDKDVDRIAKHFRMKPSKFIDEFLRVDEDNDYVLQSVPCTFLGADNYCSIYEVRPKACREYPHTDRKKFQQISNLTLKNVAICPAAFNIVEEMKKRIKL